Proteins encoded together in one Capricornis sumatraensis isolate serow.1 chromosome 3, serow.2, whole genome shotgun sequence window:
- the CORO1A gene encoding coronin-1A, with translation MSRQVVRSSKFRHVFGQPAKADQCYEDVRVSQNTWDSGFCAVNPKFVALICEASGGGAFLVLPLGKTGRVDKNVPMVCGHTAPVLDIAWCPHNDNVIASGSEDCSVMVWEIPDGGLTLPLREPVVTLEGHTKRVGIVAWHPTAQNVLLSAGCDNVILVWDVGTGAAVLTLGSDVHPDTIYSVDWSRDGALICTSCRDKRVRIIEPRKGTIVAEKDRPHEGTRPVRAVFVSDGKILTTGFSRMSERQVALWDTKHLEEPLSLQELDTSSGVLLPFFDPDTNIVYLCGKGDSSIRYFEITSEAPFLHYLSMFSSKESQRGMGYMPKRGLEVNKCEIARFYKLHERKCEPIAMTVPRKSDLFQEDLYPPTAGPDAALTAEEWLGGRDAGPLLISLKDGYVPPKSRELRVNRGLDTGRKRMAPEASGAPSSDAISRLEEEMRKLQATVQELQKRLDRLEETVQAK, from the exons ATGAGCCGGCAGGTGGTCCGTTCCAGCAAGTTCCGCCACGTGTTTGGACAGCCGGCCAAGGCCGACCAGTGCTATGAGGATGTGCGCGTCTCACAGAACACCTGGGATAGTGGCTTCTGTGCTGTCAACCCCAAATTCGTGGCCCTGATCTGTGAGGCCAGCGGGGGAGGGGCCTTCCTGGTGCTGCCCCTGGGCAAG ACCGGCCGTGTAGACAAGAATGTGCCTATGGTCTGTGGCCACACAGCCCCGGTGCTGGACATCGCCTGGTGCCCGCACAATGATAACGTCATTGCCAGTGGCTCCGAGGACTGCTCCGTCATG GTGTGGGAGATCCCCGACGGGGGCCTGACGCTGCCCCTGCGGGAGCCTGTCGTCACCCTGGAGGGCCACACCAAGCGCGTGGGCATTGTGGCCTGGCACCCCACCGCCCAGAACGTGCTGCTCAGTGCAG GTTGCGACAATGTGATCCTGGTGTGGGACGTGGGCACGGGGGCAGCCGTGCTGACGCTGGGCTCCGACGTGCACCCGGACACCATCTACAGTGTGGACTGGAGCCGAGATGGTGCCCTCATCTGTACCTCCTGCCGAGACAAGCGAGTCCGCATCATTGAGCCCCGAAAAGGCACCATAGTAGCT gagaAAGATCGTCCCCATGAGGGGACTCGGCCCGTGCGTGCCGTGTTTGTATCCGATGGAAAGATCCTGACCACGGGCTTCAGCCGCATGAGCGAGCGGCAGGTGGCACTGTGGGACACG AAGCACCTGGAGGAGCCACTGTCCCTGCAGGAACTGGACACAAGCAGTGGTGTCCTGCTGCCCTTCTTCGACCCTGACACCAACATCGTCTACCTCTGTGGCAAG GGGGACAGCTCTATCCGGTACTTCGAGATCACCTCTGAGGCCCCATTCCTGCACTATCTCTCCATGTTCAGTTCCAAGGAGTCCCAGCGTGGAATGGGCTACATGCCCAAACGTGGTCTGGAAGTGAACAAGTGTGAGATTGCCAG ATTCTACAAGCTGCACGAGCGGAAGTGTGAACCCATTGCCATGACGGTGCCTAGAAAG TCGGACCTGTTCCAGGAAGACCTGTACCCGCCCACTGCAGGGCCTGATGCTGCCCTCACGGCTGAGGAGTGGCTGGGGGGTCGGGATGCTGGGCCCCTCCTCATCTCCCTCAAAGATGGCTACGTGCCCCCCAAGAGCCGGGAACTGAGGGTCAACCGGGGCCTGGACACTGGGCGCAAGAGGATGGCACCTGAGGCCAGTGGTGCTCCCAGCTCG GATGCCATATCCcggctggaggaggagatgaggaAGCTCCAGGCCAcggtgcaggagctgcagaagcGCTTGGATAGGCTGGAGGAGACAGTCCAGGCCAAGTAG
- the BOLA2B gene encoding bolA-like protein 2, with amino-acid sequence MELSAEYLREKLQRDLEAEHVEVEDTTPNRCASSFRVLVVSAKFEGKPLLQRHRLVNTCLAEELLHIHAFEQKTLTPEQWAREQQK; translated from the exons ATGGAACTCAGTGCCGAGTACCTCCGGGAGAAGCTGCAGCGGGACCTGGAAGCGGAGCACGTG GAAGTGGAGGACACGACTCCCAACCGTTGCGCGTCCAGCTTCCGAGTCCTCGTGGTGTCGGCCAAGTTCGAGGGGAAACCGCTGCTTCAGAGACACCG GCTTGTGAACACTTGCCTAGCAGAAGAGCTCCTGCACATTCACGCTTTTGAGCAGAAAACCCTGACCCCAGAGCAGTGGGCCCGTGAGCAGCAGAAATAA
- the SLX1A gene encoding structure-specific endonuclease subunit SLX1 isoform X2, with protein sequence MGPGCFFGVYLLYCLNPRHRGRVYVGFTVNPARRVQQHNGGRKKGGAWRTSGRGPWEMVLIVHGFPSAVAALRWAWQHPQASRRLTNVGRRLRGEATFAFHLRVLAHMLRAPPWARLPLTLRWLRADFRQDLCPPPPPHMPLAFGPPPPRAPAPRSQAGPSDDTGCKPQQDVNARCTLCARALQDEDSPLCCPHPGCSLRAHVICLAEEFLQEEPGQLLPLEGACPGCKNSLLWGDLIWLCRMGTEEDEEDSELEEEHWTDMLKT encoded by the exons ATGGGCCCCGGATGCTTCTTCGGCGTCTACCTGCTCTACTGTCTGAACCCTCGGCACCGGGGCCGCGTCTACGTGGGGTTCACCGTCAACCCTGCTCGTCGGGTGCAGCAGCACAACGGGGGCCGCAAAAAAGGCGGAGCCTGGCGGACCAGTGGGCGCGGGCCGTG GGAGATGGTGCTCATCGTACACGGCTTCCCCTCTGCAGTGGCCGCCCTTAGG TGGGCCTGGCAACACCCACAGGCCTCGCGCCGCTTGACTAACGTGGGTCGGCGTCTGCGCGGAGAAGCCACCTTCGCCTTCCACCTGCGCGTCCTGGCGCACATGCTGCGCGCGCCTCCCTGGGCGCGCCTTCCGCTCACCCTGCGCTGGCTGCGCGCTGACTTCCGCCAGGACCTCTGCCCACCGCCGCCACCTCACATGCCACTGGCCTTCGGGCCTCCGCcgccccgggccccagccccgAGGAGTCAAGCAGGTCCTTCCGACGACACGGGATGCAAGCCGCAGCAAGACGTCAACGCGCGCTGCACCCTGTGCGCACGCGCGCTCCAG GATGAAGACAGCCCCCTATGTTGCCCGCACCCTGGCTGTTCCCTAAGGGCTCATGTGATCTGCCTGGCAGAGGAGTTCCTGCAGGAGGAACCAGGGCAGCTTCTGCCTCTAGAGGGCGCATGCCCTGG CTGTAAGAACTCACTGCTGTGGGGAGACCTGATCTGGCTGTGCCGGATGGGCACtgaggaggacgaggaggacTCAGAATTAGAAGAG GAGCACTGGACTGACATGCTCAAGACCTGA
- the SLX1A gene encoding structure-specific endonuclease subunit SLX1 isoform X1 → MGPGCFFGVYLLYCLNPRHRGRVYVGFTVNPARRVQQHNGGRKKGGAWRTSGRGPWEMVLIVHGFPSAVAALRFEWAWQHPQASRRLTNVGRRLRGEATFAFHLRVLAHMLRAPPWARLPLTLRWLRADFRQDLCPPPPPHMPLAFGPPPPRAPAPRSQAGPSDDTGCKPQQDVNARCTLCARALQDEDSPLCCPHPGCSLRAHVICLAEEFLQEEPGQLLPLEGACPGCKNSLLWGDLIWLCRMGTEEDEEDSELEEEHWTDMLKT, encoded by the exons ATGGGCCCCGGATGCTTCTTCGGCGTCTACCTGCTCTACTGTCTGAACCCTCGGCACCGGGGCCGCGTCTACGTGGGGTTCACCGTCAACCCTGCTCGTCGGGTGCAGCAGCACAACGGGGGCCGCAAAAAAGGCGGAGCCTGGCGGACCAGTGGGCGCGGGCCGTG GGAGATGGTGCTCATCGTACACGGCTTCCCCTCTGCAGTGGCCGCCCTTAGG TTCGAGTGGGCCTGGCAACACCCACAGGCCTCGCGCCGCTTGACTAACGTGGGTCGGCGTCTGCGCGGAGAAGCCACCTTCGCCTTCCACCTGCGCGTCCTGGCGCACATGCTGCGCGCGCCTCCCTGGGCGCGCCTTCCGCTCACCCTGCGCTGGCTGCGCGCTGACTTCCGCCAGGACCTCTGCCCACCGCCGCCACCTCACATGCCACTGGCCTTCGGGCCTCCGCcgccccgggccccagccccgAGGAGTCAAGCAGGTCCTTCCGACGACACGGGATGCAAGCCGCAGCAAGACGTCAACGCGCGCTGCACCCTGTGCGCACGCGCGCTCCAG GATGAAGACAGCCCCCTATGTTGCCCGCACCCTGGCTGTTCCCTAAGGGCTCATGTGATCTGCCTGGCAGAGGAGTTCCTGCAGGAGGAACCAGGGCAGCTTCTGCCTCTAGAGGGCGCATGCCCTGG CTGTAAGAACTCACTGCTGTGGGGAGACCTGATCTGGCTGTGCCGGATGGGCACtgaggaggacgaggaggacTCAGAATTAGAAGAG GAGCACTGGACTGACATGCTCAAGACCTGA
- the SLX1A gene encoding structure-specific endonuclease subunit SLX1 isoform X3 has protein sequence MGPGCFFGVYLLYCLNPRHRGRVYVGFTVNPARRVQQHNGGRKKGGAWRTSGRGPWEMVLIVHGFPSAVAALRDEDSPLCCPHPGCSLRAHVICLAEEFLQEEPGQLLPLEGACPGCKNSLLWGDLIWLCRMGTEEDEEDSELEEEHWTDMLKT, from the exons ATGGGCCCCGGATGCTTCTTCGGCGTCTACCTGCTCTACTGTCTGAACCCTCGGCACCGGGGCCGCGTCTACGTGGGGTTCACCGTCAACCCTGCTCGTCGGGTGCAGCAGCACAACGGGGGCCGCAAAAAAGGCGGAGCCTGGCGGACCAGTGGGCGCGGGCCGTG GGAGATGGTGCTCATCGTACACGGCTTCCCCTCTGCAGTGGCCGCCCTTAGG GATGAAGACAGCCCCCTATGTTGCCCGCACCCTGGCTGTTCCCTAAGGGCTCATGTGATCTGCCTGGCAGAGGAGTTCCTGCAGGAGGAACCAGGGCAGCTTCTGCCTCTAGAGGGCGCATGCCCTGG CTGTAAGAACTCACTGCTGTGGGGAGACCTGATCTGGCTGTGCCGGATGGGCACtgaggaggacgaggaggacTCAGAATTAGAAGAG GAGCACTGGACTGACATGCTCAAGACCTGA
- the LOC138076527 gene encoding sulfotransferase 1A1, with protein sequence MELIQDTSRPPAKYVKGIPLIKYFAEALGPLQSFEAWPDDLLISTYPKSGTTWVSEILDLIYQEGDLEKCQRAPVFMRVPFLEFKAPGVPTGVEVLKDTPAPRLLKTHLPLALLPKTLLDQKVKMIYIARNAKDVAVSYYHFYRMAKVHPDPGPWDSFLEKFMAGEVCYGSWYQHVREWWELSHTHPVLYLFYEDIKEDPKREIQKILEFVGRSLPEETVDRIVQQTSFKEMKKNPMTNYSTIPTEIMDHSISAFMRKGVTGDWKSTFTVAQNELFEAHYAEKMAGCKLRFRWEL encoded by the exons ATGGAACTGATCCAGGATACCTCCCGCCCTCCAGCAAAGTATGTGAAGGGCATCCCTCTCATCAAGTACTTTGCAGAGGCCCTGGGGCCACTGCAGAGCTTTGAAGCCTGGCCTGATGACTTGCTCATCAGCACCTACCCCAAGTCTG GCACCACCTGGGTGAGCGAGATCCTGGACCTGATCTACCAGGAGGGTGACCTGGAGAAGTGTCAGAGAGCCCCTGTCTTCATGCGGGTGCCCTTCCTTGAGTTCAAGGCCCCTGGGGTTCCCACAG GTGTTGAGGTTCTGAAAGATACACCGGCCCCACGGCTCCTCAAGACACACTTGCCCCTGGCCCTGCTTCCGAAGACCCTGCTGGATCAGAAAGTCAAG ATGATCTACATCGCCCGCAACGCCAAGGATGTGGCCGTCTCCTATTACCACTTCTATCGCATGGCCAAGGTGCACCCTGACCCTGGCCCCTGGGACAGCTTCCTGGAGAAGTTCATGGCCGGGGAAG TGTGCTACGGGTCCTGGTACCAGCACGTGCGGGAGTGGTGGGAGCTGAGTCACACCCACCCTGTTCTCTACCTCTTCTACGAGGACATAAAGGAG GACCCCAAAAGGGAGATTCAGAAGATCCTGGAGTTTGTGGGGCGCTCCCTGCCGGAGGAGACTGTGGATCGCATCGTCCAGCAGACGTCTTTCAAAGAGATGAAGAAGAACCCCATGACCAACTACAGCACCATACCCACTGAAATCATGGACCACAGCATCTCTGCCTTCATGAGGAAAG GCGTCACTGGCGATTGGAAATCCACCTTCACTGTGGCCCAGAATGAGCTCTTTGAAGCCCACTATGCTGAGAAGATGGCGGGCTGCAAGCTCCGCTTCCGCTGGGAGCTGTGA